The Tenrec ecaudatus isolate mTenEca1 chromosome 6, mTenEca1.hap1, whole genome shotgun sequence genome has a window encoding:
- the ZC3H10 gene encoding zinc finger CCCH domain-containing protein 10, giving the protein MPDRDNYANGTGSSSGGPGGGGSEEASGAGAGGAGANSDAICRDFLRNVCKRGKRCRYRHPDMSEVSNLGVSKNEFIFCHDFQNKECSRPNCRFIHGSKEDEDGYKKTGELPPRLRQKVAAGLGLSPADLPNGKEEVPICRDFLKGDCQRGAKCKFRHLQRDFEFDARGGGGTGGGGSTGPVPPGRRHDLYDICDLPDRGFEDHEPGPKRRRGGCCAPDGPHFESYDYTLAPSRGVECRLLEEENAMLRKRVEELKKQVSNLLATNEVLLEQNAQFRNQAKVITLSSTAPATEQTLAPTVGTVATFNHGIAQTHTTLSSQALQPRPVSQQELVAPTGAPAAPPTNAAPPAAPPPPPPHLNPEITPLSAALAQTIAQGMAPPPVSMAPVAVSVAPVAVSMAQPLAGITMSHTTTPMVTYPIASQSMRITAMPH; this is encoded by the coding sequence ATGCCTGACCGGGACAACTATGCCAATGGCACTGGGAGCAGCAGTGGAGGCCCTGGAGGTGGTGGCAGCGAGGAAGccagtggggcaggggcaggcggtGCTGGGGCCAACTCAGATGCCATCTGCAGAGACTTCCTGAGGAATGTGTGCAAGCGGGGCAAACGGTGCCGCTATCGCCATCCAGACATGAGTGAGGTGTCCAACTTGGGGGTAAGCAAAAATGAGTTCATCTTCTGCCATGACTTCCAGAACAAGGAGTGTAGCCGGCCAAACTGCCGATTTATCCatggctccaaagaagatgaggatGGTTATAAGAAGACAGGAGAGCTTCCCCCTCGGCTGAGGCAGAAAGTGGCTGCTGGCCTGGGCCTCTCGCCGGCAGACCTACCTAACGGCAAGGAAGAAGTCCCCATCTGCCGTGACTTCCTCAAGGGCGACTGCCAGAGAGGCGCCAAGTGCAAGTTCCGTCACCTGCAACGGGACTTTGAGTTTGATGCTCGGGGTGGAGGAGGAACTGGAGGTGGGGGGTCCACAGGCCCAGTCCCCCCTGGGCGACGTCATGATCTGTACGACATCTGTGACCTCCCTGACAGGGGATTTGAGGACCATGAACCAGGTCCCAAGCGTCGGCGAGGTGGGTGCTGTGCTCCAGATGGCCCCCATTTTGAATCGTACGACTACACCCTGGCTCCATCCCGAGGGGTGGAGTGCAGACTCTTGGAGGAGGAGAACGCCATGCTCAGGAAGCGGGTAGAGGAGCTCAAGAAACAAGTCAGCAACCTGCTGGCCACCAATGAAGTGCTGCTGGAACAAAACGCCCAGTTTCGTAATCAGGCCAAGGTCATAACCCTGAGCTCCACTGCACCAGCAACTGAGCAGACTCTGGCCCCCACTGTGGGCACTGTTGCCACTTTTAACCATGGCATCGCCCAGACTCACACTACTCTCAGCAGCCAAGCTCTGCAGCCCCGCCCTGTATCTCAGCAAGAACTAGTGGCCCCCACTGGGGCTCCTGCTGCTCCCCCAACTAATGCTGCACCTCCTGCTgcgccaccacccccacctccacactTGAACCCAGAGATCACACCACTGTCGGCTGCTCTGGCTCAAACAATTGCCCAGGGAATGGCACCCCCTCCTGTCTCCATGGCTCCCGTGGCTGTGTCTGTGGCCCCTGTGGCCGTATCCATGGCCCAGCCCTTGGCAGGAATCACAATGAGCCATACCACCACCCCCATGGTGACTTACCCCATTGCTTCCCAGAGCATGCGCATCACAGCCATGCCGCACTGA